The Malassezia japonica chromosome 9, complete sequence genomic interval CATGCAGCGGCTGCATGTCTgcatcgacgagctcgagatcgagctgcagcacgacggccgtgcgctcgtgctTATTGTGccacgcgtcgagctcggggcAGAGGCACACACGCTCGACCTTGCCCCAATCAAGGTGCTTGTGCGGGGGAAAACTTCGCACGAAATCGCAACGACCACAAAAGAGAcacgcgtcgctctcgacACGAATACAGTGCACGTTCCGCCGGTGCGGATCGCCGTGGCACCATCCGACGTTGTCTACCTTGCTGCTTTTGCGCAGACACTCGCGCCAGGCGAGGGCGACAGCGGGCTGTCGTGCAATGTCGCAGTTGAGTCCATTCATGGCTACCTTGCCTATGAAGAGGAATGCACGGCGTTCCAACATGCACTCGAGACGGACAAGGCGATCCGCCAGGCTCACGTACGCGTCGACGTACACGACATTACTATTCGAACCGGTGCCGTGCGCGAATGCCTTGTCAGGACGGCCACGATCGCACATGTTGACGCGACCAAGCACGTCGTCCTAGCATCTCTCGACGGGCCGCAAGACGGGGCAGAGGAACCTGCCCACGAAtggccgctcggccgcctcccGACATGGGCGCCGACGAATAGCCACGCAGTTCgcgcgcaccttgcgccGGACACGCGCACAATTGAGCTGGGAAGCATCCTTCTCCATGCCGACCCCAAGCCGCTCTACCGCCTCCTTCCGATCTGGAACGCTATCGAGTCCAGCCGGCCGCTCAGCGACTCGATCTGCAGCGActgcgacgaggacgtACAGGTCCGTGCATCGTGCAGTGCCGTACGTGTCACGGTACCACTCGCGCCGTACGACCTGCTtctcgacgcacgccgtgtCCAGGTGCGCTCGGACGCTCGCGGCTTGCATGTGGCACTGGGTGACGTGAGCCTCGCCGATGCTgccttgcgccgcatcgtgcATACGACCGGAGCCACAGTTCACGTCAAAGACCAAGCGCGTCTGGCTCTTGGGCGTATATGCCTTGCTGCGGATCACAAGTGTATCGAGACGCTCagcagcgcagcaagcATCCAGATTCCCGAGTCGTCGGagccggcgctgccgctggACATCGCGGTCGACtcggtcgacgccgagctcctaATGGACAAAAAGACACTCAAGGTGCGAGCcagtgcgctgcaggcgcgtACTCTCCCAAGCCtccacgccgaggtcggcTCGCTCCAGATTGACGGAGAGCATACGTGGGTCGAGGCAATGGGAGCTGAGCATCCCATGTTAGCCATTGACCTCGTTGAACCGTCGCCTGGGGCTAATTTGCGCGAAGCATGCGTCGTCGTGAACGACTGCCGCCTGCTGGTGCCTCGCAATGTCCTAGACTGGGCAGCCGAGCTCCAGATCCTGCTCTCGCCATTGAGCAGCACACCGTCTCGCGAACGCACACGCGTCAGCTGCGTCCTTCGCTCGATCCAGCTCGTAGGTGCTGACGATACCAAGGCGTGTGGGtgcacgctcgacgtcgtGTCTGTGCAGATGCAGCAGGACGGTTTCACGTCGGCTTCGGTCCAGTttggcgaggcggcgctggtcctacacggcgacgaggctgTACCGCTAGGACATATCCGCGACGTCCATATCAATGCAAGTGTAGGAGACGCCTCAACGGTGGATGTGCTGCATGCACGGCTCGGACTTGCTGCGAGCGCAGAAATGCTCCTCGACGTCCAACATATTTTCGAGGAGTACGTTCCAAAAAAGGAGACAACACCTGGAGTGCAGGAAACGCCACAGACGACGTCTTTGGACACGGACCCGGTGCAGGATTATTCGtccgagctcgccgatgTCGAGCAGGATGCTTTTTGCGAGCCGGTTGCTACATCCCTTGATGAGCTGCCTgccccgcacgccgcaccgGCCTATCGCATGTCTCCACGGCCTGGACACGATACATTTCCACAAAACATCAGCAGTGCTCTGCTAGAGGAAGACGACGTCGAAATCCACTTGCTCAATGGGGCAACAATCGCCCCGAAGCGGGCCTACTACGAAACAACCCGTCCTGTATCTCGATATGAGCGAGGAGCCTGGCACATGTCACTGCGCGACTTCCAGTGCACACTGGATTTGCTCCCAGAGCCTTCGCTGCACTCTTCCCCTGCCCTGTCCCCTGCCCCTTCTTCCACGCCCTTCCCAATGCTCAATTTCTCACGCACGCCCAaacctgcgcggcgcccatTCGTGGAGATCCACGCACGCGTACAAGGCGTACACGACCTGTACATGAACCAGTCCCTCCTCACACGCACGGAAATCGTTGTACACGAACTCAAAATTCTCGACGAGTGCCCCACATCAACATGGCATACCTTTCTTGAGCGCGACACGTCGCTACGGGATCCACATGCTCATGCCGGCCCCTTGGCACGCATTCTCCTCCATTCCATGGCTGCTTCCGAGCATCCGGAAGTGCGTGTCAAggcccgcgtcgcgcctTTGCGCTTGTATATCGACCAGGACGTTAAGGACTTTTTGGAATCctttggcgagcgcctcacCCAGGGCAACAATGCATCAGcgtccggcacgccgttTATCCGCTATGCCGAAATCTTCCCTGTGCATTTGAAACTCGACTACAAACCAAAACGAATTGACTACAATGGCTTACAACAGGGCTCAAGTTCCGAGCTGATCAATCTCTTCCACTTTGACGCGTCGGTCATGGTCCTCCGCCGCGCAACTGTGCATGGGCTCCACGGCTGGGCGCACCTCTTCCGCGTCTTGGACCGCATCTGGGCGCCGGACGTACGTGCCAATCAAATTGCCGACGTTGTTGCCGGCATCGCGCCTGTACGCACCGTCGTGAACCTCGGTGCTGGCCTCGTGGATTTAGTGCTTTTGCCCGTGGAACAGTACCAATCGGACGGTAACCTTGTTCGTGGTTTACATCGCGGAGCCTCTGGCCTTGtccaggccgccgcgctcgagacaCTGCGTATTGGAGCCCAAATTTCTGCAGGAACGCAAGTCCTTCTCGAGCGAGCAGAGCAcatgctcggcggcgatgttgctgtgccgctcgaaggcgagacgctcgaggcgagcCAAGTCTTTGTTCCGGACCGGGTGAGTGTGAatgccgatgcgccgcggaACAtgcccgacgccgcgcgacaGGCATGGCGTGGTCTTCACCATGGTATGCagtcggcctcgcgcacgatccttgccgtgccgcggcgcgataCGGCGTCGGACGGGCGCTCGGTGGTCCGTGCGGTACCGGTCGCCATGCTCCAaggcgcggtcggcgcgacggatgcgtcgcggcgcctctttgTGGGTATGCAAACGACGTTAGATCCACAAGTGGCTTCGGCTACGGAGCGCAAGTACAAGAGGCGGGATGCAAGTCGGTAATATTGCGAGTGATCCCAAATTTCAAATGTCTATAATAGGGGGGGGTAAGGTTATGCAGTCCAGAATCTACGATCGATCCAAATTAAGCTAAGCGCCGGGTATCCACAGCTGGTACAACAAGTTCAAGGTCCAGGCAACAAGGGAGCGCAGAGCAGGGTCGTACAGGAGATTAGTTGTTGACCAAGTCCTGCACCTTTTTCACGacgtcctgctcgagcttgtGAAGCCCCTTGTTGAACTGCTTCTTGTACGTGCTCGTCGTCTGAGACGTCACGACCTTAGCCTTCTTGTAGTAGCTCACTGTGTCTGACAAGTACTGCTCGACAAATCCAACGCGGGAAAGCGTCAGTTGATTTGCAAACGATTGGGCAGTCAAGAACCCGTCTGCGTACCCGAGATTTCCAGCGTTCGTCTCcgatgcggccgcgcggctcaCCAaatgggcggcgcgggcagCAGGGCCACCGCCCAGAATCTtggacgcgcggcgcgagtgGCTCTTGCTCGACGAACTCGAGTGGTGACTCGGGTGGTGCGAAGCGTGgctgctcgtgctgctcgaATGGTGGTGGTGGTGGCCCTTACCCGACGCCTTGCTCTTGCTCGACTTACCGTGCTTGCTGCTCACCGAGTGGCTGTTGACGACCTGTGCGTTGCGGGCACCCGACGTAGCGTTGCTAGTGGCGCTCGCACTCGAGTTCGAGTTCGACGACGAGTTGGAGCACACCTTGGCCGAGTTCTTCGTCGAAGCACTAACCTGAGACTTGGCCGAGCGGTAGGAGCTCGGGAGCGAAGTCGAGCTGATGGTGCTAGAAACCGTCTCGATCGTCTTGTTCGAGACCTTGTCCGAGAAGCCCCATGCGTTGTAGGCACCGTCCATGTAACCAGGGAGTGCCGCCTTGAAACACCAACCGGCGTTCTCCTTGCAGTTCTCCATGGTCCAGCTCCAGAAGAGAGCACCAGCCGTAGCGTTACGGTAGGTGTCCGTCTGAGCCTGGCAGTACTGCGCATTGCTAGAGTGCTTGTTGTTGACACCGTTCAACGAGTTGGGGTTCAGTGCACAAGACCACTCGCCGACCACAATGTTGCCACGAGCCGTCTTCGAGGTGCTCTGCATCGCGTTCAGGATCGGGCCCTTGATCTGCGAGGTGTGCTTGTTCACGTTCGTCGACTGGTCCTGCTTGGTAAACACAAAGTAGCTGTGCGTGTCCTGCACCACAAAGTCCGAACGGCCGTTGACAAACTTGGCACCCTGGCTGGGCGAGAAGGCGTCATGGAAGTACAGCGGAAGATCCTCGGCGTACGAGTTAACCTTGCGCATGGCGTCCATCGTCTTTCCGTACCACGGCCAGAGCCTGTCGTTGTTCTGCGGCTCGTTCAGCAGCTCGATGCCGACCACGTTGGTGACGTTGGCAAACTCCCTGGTAAGGAACAGGAGGAAGTTCTTGGTCAGGTTCTCGTTCTTCTTGTTGTAGAACTGCACGCCACCGGTCGAGACACCAGAGTGAGCCTGCGAGTTCTGCGAACCGTACGCTCCGTGGAGATCGACCAGCACACCGATGTCGTACTTGTCGGCCCAGTAGATCGCACGCTTCAGATACTTCCACGTGTTGGTGTACACCTCGGTGTAGTCGTTGAAGGGCGAGTCTTTGGTGTGGTTTCCACCAGCGTTCCAGTAACCAATGGGGACACGGACGGTGTTAATACCCACCGACTTCATCGTCTTAAAGTCCTCCTCCGTGATAAAAGTGTCCCAGTGCTTCTCCAGCAAGGCACGCGCCGACTTGATACCATTCGACGACGTACCGTAGCCGttcagcacgtcgagctcaGCAGACTTGCTGCCGGCAGCGCACTTGAAGAGCGAGCCCGCCATCCAGTTCTCAAGCACAAACCACGAACCGGTGTTGACACCGATCTGCTCACGGTAGCGCATCATGTTGGCGCGCGTCTTGTTGAAACTGGGGAACTGAACGTTGAGGCTGCCCTTCGGAGTGTACTCGTCGACGATGGTGCAGCCGCTGTTGCCGACCGACTTGCCACTCTGATTGTTGTTGCTAGCCAGCTGGCGGCCACTCGTGttcgtcgacgacgacgtcTGGGGCAGGTGCAGGATGGAGGGCAGGCCCCACGACGAATCCTGCTCCGAGTTACCGTTCTGCACCTGCGCCACACGCGCACCACTGCTGGAGGAGCCCGAAGACGACTTTTGCACCACGGGGACGGGCTTGTAGTTGGCGGCCACCAAAGAGAGCGAGGAGGCCACCTTGGAGAAATCAATGCCAGGGGAAAGGATCTGCATTATGAATAGGAAATGTATCCGTCCGGCGGATAAAGGGGTAGAGAGAAGAAGCCTGTAACTTGTACGTCCAGCGTACGTAGGGAACAGAAAAGTCTAGCAACTCCAGGCCGCGTAGACAAAGGAAGGGGATCGCTCTAGAGCTTCGGCGCTCAGCACGGGATGGGGGATGGGGTCTGGCGGGAGCACCTTCCGCCCATGTTATATACATTGTTCTTGCACCTGCCCCATTGATCATCTACTGCTGCATTCGCCGTCGTAGCTCGACAGCCGCACAAACCAACTCCATCGAACATCTACAGCCACGGCGCTCCGTCGAACCCTTTATTGTGGAGGCATCCAGTCAATACTGGCGCATACACCAACTCTACGCTACTTATGTATCACGTGCCGCCAAGCCatggccgtgcgctggctCTGGGAAGATATGGCGGTGCATCACGACGAGAATTTTGACCACGTGTGCggcctggccgaggcggtggaAGCCTTCGGCCACGCTGCCGGCCGCCGGTGGGGGGGAGAGGAGTGTTGAGCCAAAGACAAGCCCGATATTGTGGGGCGCCATCAGGTTCACTTTCGAgttgcgcgcgacgagcgacaggtgcgccgcaaagcgctcgagcgcatagTAGTGGCTCTTGGGGAGCGTCCGCACCAAGCGGCTCATGGAACGCACACGGCGCGCTTGGTCGCTGATTTCTTCCGTGTCGACCAGCTGGTGGTAGAACGCATAGGGAACAACGGGCTCCgggagctcgcgcagccaTAGCTTGATCGTACTCGCAATAACATGCacgtcgacacgccgcagcgcaagtGTGTGCATCGGCTGCGTACGCAGCGCTTTTTGCAGCGCACTCACCGCCTGCTTCGAGCCAGAGATACGGTAGATCCCTtgctcgtgcacgccgcgcgcttcgaTCTCTTGGAGCAGGCACTCGATCGCGGGAGGAAGCGCGCTGTGGTAGCGCTGGtacagctcgcgcagcgagacttggaagagcgccgcaacgTTGGCACGCCCCTGGTGCTCGGACACCTGCGCAGCGTACTCGCCCGCGTCAAACTCAccgtcgaggcggacgtgcggcgcacattgcaggcgcgcgagccagTGGCAGAACGAAGCATAGTCGGGCACTTTGAGCGCACACCGCGTGCCGTTTGGGAGCACCATCTCGAACACGTACGGGTGCCGCTCGTACGGCCACACCCGAATCAGCGCGCCTTTGCACGAAAAGACGCTGGAGACGCGCGCAGTCGGCACTGCAgcaagcagcgcgtcggtacgcgacggcgccggcagcgccggcagcggcgagtcgagctgcgcacgcggcagctcgagcggcggcggtggcgcgtgcgtgtccacggcgggcggctcgatcgcggcgagcgcgacgacctTGGCTTCGTATGCCTGCAGCAGCGgaacgaggagcgcgggcggcggggCGCTGCTGAAAGGCGGCACCGCTGggcggcgtacgtcgcgcatcgcgccgaggcgggcaTAGGCCCGGGCGAGGTGCTGTTGCGCGTACActgcctcggcacgctgccgcagcATCACACGCGCCATGTCGCGCACCATCATGGGATACGCAAGCGACACGAGATCGCCGCTGGCGTGCACCGGCTGCCGCATGCTCATCGATGCAAGCCACGCAAGCATCCAATAAATGTccggcgtgcaccgcgcctGGGACACCGGGCTCGGCTGGATGGCCATGGCGAGCGCCGGAATGCGCTCAGACACCGCCTCCCAGACCGCGTGCTGGGCCGTAATCGCAGGAGCGACGAGCACATCGGCAATCACCGACTCGATCATGGacagcggcagcggcgcgtcgggaaggccgccgacgtcTTTCGCCatgtgcgcacgcgccatgCCCGCTGTTTCTAGGAGGatcgcgaggcggcgcgcacggtcgTGCGACGTcgcgacctgcgcctcgagccaCGCACGGACCGTCTCGTGCATCTCGCAAAGCTCACGCACGCAAAGGGGAAGCGTGTCCAAAAGGCCCGTGTCTTCTtgtgcgctcggcgcaggcagcaggcgcaccaGGGTCGCAAAcgtccgcggcgtgccttggctcgcgagcgcctgggccgccgcgcaccatCCCGCCGGGGGAACGTGGGAAAGAGAGAGTGCTGCACGCCCGAGATCCGCATCCCCAAGTGCCGCATACACCGGCGCAAGGACCGACTCGAGGAAGATGTACAGCTCTGCACTCGACGTCCACTCGACGCCTGCCTCGTGCGGCACTCGGGGCGCGTACGAATACGCGGCCATGGTCGTCACCGCCAGCTTGGGGTACTCTGTgcgcagacgctcgagtgtctcgaggagctcgggAATGTCGGAAAGGCTCGCGTCGCACTCTGCGCGCGCGTCACATAGGAACGCATACACCCCTTCAAAGAGGATCGGATCGGCGAGGAAGTCGTGGGGACACTGCGCCATCCAGCGttcgagcgtcgcgaggatATTCCCACGAATCGTCGCGACCATCGCCCAGTcggtcgcctcgcgcgcaaacGGCGCATTGACTGCGTCGTTCCAGGTGGGGTACTGGTTCGGGACGTGGTTGCGCGCATGCCACTGCATTTCGCGGCTCGCACTTTCCGCCGTGTCCCAGcgcagccgcagcgcctcgagcagctgcgtgctCGAGAGGATGTTTGGGCGCGAAAGGAGGATCGCGTCGCAGAACGCGGTGCGGTCCAGCTCGATGCTCAGCACACGGAACTCGGGCGGCTCGCGGTCAggcagcggcgagcgcaccacgaggtgcgcggcacCAAGCGCCAGCACATCGACGATGCGTGCCGTACTCGCCGCGGCAATTTCGACAGCAAAGTGCGAGGCatccgcgaggcgcgcgaggccggcgaGTGCTTCGTTGCTCATGTCCTGCGACATGCGCTTCGCGACGACCAAAGGCGACGCGAGCGAATCGGGCGCACGGTCCGGAAGCGCACGGAGCTGCAGACTCTCGCTGATACGAACATGCTCGCCACGGCTATCGTAGCGACCCGTCCACAACGGCAAAGCCGGCCACGCGCCCACCCCGGCAGCGCCGGGAAGCGCCGCCGGAAAGAGCGTCGGAAAGAGGGGTAGCTGAGCGCCGTCCGCCCAGGCGACGTCGCTCAtgcgcccgcgctcggGGAGGCCGCCGGCCAGCACCGCGCTGCCGAGGTAGTCGGTCACGCCCGTGTGCAAAGGGTAttcgtgctgcgcaagccgCTGAAAGAGGCACTGGTActcggcgatcggcgccACGCATTCCACCGGCTGCGTACGGGGATAGACCGTCGtcatgcgctgcgccagcgcacgcacacgATTAAACTCGGgctcctgcgcagcgaTCTGCACTtccatgcgcgccgcctgtgCCTTGGCACcgaggtgcggcgccgcagcctgcgcgaggcccgCATTGCCCAGGAACGGGATGCCCACGGTAGGGTCGTCGGCCCACTGCGTGCTGAGCGAGGTGTGCACGCCTTCCACCCACCCCAGGCCCGCGAGGTCCGTGGCCCATCCCGCGAGCTCAAAGCGGACGCCGGGCGGAACGTCGTGCcacagcgcctcgatgcatgccgcggcgcgcgagcacaGCGCAGCGCAGATCGCCGCCCACGCCGCATGGTCCTGCAGACGGCGtgaggcgcgtgcgacggcggccCAGTGCAGCAGCACTGGTGCGCGTTCCGCAGCGccctggcgctcgggcgcttcgtcgacgagcagctggcgcaggacgaggtgcgTAAGCCAgtgcggccgcgacgcatCAAAGCGTAGGGAACGAAGAAGCGACTCGGTcaccgcgctcgccatGCGGTACGCCGTAATCGGCACACGCACAaacgccgcgaggcggtccgCGTGAAAGACTTGGATCTGCTGCGCGATCTCAAACGGATCGCGCGAGAGCAGCAAGGGAATGCTCCAGCACGCATAGAGGCCTTGCAAAGCCCGGCAcggcacggcgcgacgcggcggcgcgtccggcaCCCAGTTGGTCGGGACGCACAGGTCGCCTGCAGCGCTTGCGTCGTGCCACACGCGCATCTGGCGCGCGATCGACGCACAAGCATTGGGCTCGTGTTTTGACAGTGCCGTGGTCAGCTGGTCGGCCTCGTGGAAGAAGAGCGAGGTGTGCCCGGCCGGGATCTGAGGGCGCTTCCACAAGAGCAGATCGAGGAACGcagcgatgcggcgcgtgcaccCCAAGTCGGATGGCACGcagccgaggcgctcggcgagaagGAGCGACAGACGTACGTGCTTTAAAAACACGTCAAACGAGacgggcgacgtgccgagcgcgtaAAACACAATGTGCAGAAACGTGCGCTCGTCCTTGtcttgcgcacgcagcgagtcGTTGGACGAGGTGGCCGTAACGGCACGCTGTGTGCCAAacacgagctcgtgcgccagcgccgcgccggtcgcaCGCTCGATCCGCGCCGTCCAGCTCGCGGGCTGCACGCCAGCGCGTACGAGGCACAGCTCAGGGTGCTGGGCAGGGCTGTCCCACGTCGCCACCTGCACCGAGTCGATATGGACCGACGGCGAGTGCAGTGCACTGGCCTGCGGCGTCGACGGAGACGACGTCGCATGGGCCGTCtcttcgtcctcctccAGCCCGCTGGGCCAcatcgacgagcgcacTTGAAAGGTGGCGCGCACTtccggcacgagcgcgctcgGGACCTTGTAAAAGAAGAGCGTGtcgtgcgcaagcaccgcCTTGAACGGGCGCCAGCCGCGGCCGGGCTCGTTGCGCGTCCGCTGCTTCGGAATCGCATCGGACCACCATGCCAGCGACCATGGCCCTGTGCTACGTTTGAGGAAGCCACAGACTGCATCTGCATCGTCGACAGCTCCCGGTTTGTCGCGCAGGCTCAGGCGGTCAAGGATCGATTGGGGGGGCGACACGACCGAAAGCGTACTGATCGACGGCgtggcacgcagcgcgccaggctcggcacgcgcgtgcgcctgtCGCGTTGCGACACGCACCAGCGGCTCCATCGCAggagcgctcggcgtctcGGGCCGGCTCATATCATAGGCCTGGTGGGAGCTtggctcgccggcgccctGCTCGCTCCGACGATGTAGGGACGGATGAGATGCCATCGGTGCGCTGATGGTGAAGGGCATTGCGCACAAGGGGGCAGCGAGAGCCCGCTAGTTATACATAACTACGCCACACCCATCTGCACGTAATAGCCGCGCCTTGCAGCTATGTGTCGGTTTCTCGTTGTGCCATGGTCCGTTCTAGAGGAGAAAGGGACATGCGCAGGGGCCAGGCAGGGGATTTGTcatcggcgcgccgatgATCGGGTGAGAAAACAAGAAGCAAGAGAGTGGGGAGGGTTGTGTAGCCATGCTGGATGACCTGCAGGATGGTATGCACTCCGCTGGCTAGGGAGAGTAGGGCAAAAGACTCGATTCCGTTGCACCGAACGCTGCCCGAAAATAAAAATAATCCCGGACCATGCGATACCATGCATTTCCATAGCTATCTATCAACGCGCGTCGAACAAGCCTGCCGACCATGTACACCGACTCACGCTCCTTTGTCGTCGCCATCTCTGTATCCACGCTCCTCAGTCTCTGTCGCACACTGTCCTTCTGTCCGTGTCATCGGAGGTATCCGTTGTGCACTATATGCTATGCACGAACGAGAGCACAGCACTGATGCCAATATACAATCTAGTGGTGCTCTTCATGGTGGTCACCGTGGTGGTCCCAAGGGTGGCGCCATCCCTGTGTGTGAGCTTTCCAGCGGTGTACATACTAGCAGAACCGGTCCGTCCTCCTTCATACGGTAAAAGATCCAGAACCACATCGTAGCACCCAGCAGTTTCGCGGTCCAGCGGTGGTGGAATGCAGGCTTGTGCGGGTGGAACCCAAACATGGGCTTGTACCAGCCTCCCGGAGCGCCGGCCATCTTGTCCTGGTAGCGAGGAGAGAACGGCGTCGGCCCGGAAACCACGTGGCTTTCGGCCgaaacgcgcgcgcgcctgtGGGCCGTTCGACGCGCGGATCCATCATCGCTGTCGAGGAGATGAGTCTCAACGTCAACGGACTCCCTGATAAAGGGCTCCTAAGCGATGCTGCCGTGTTTGCGCGGCTCGATCCGCTTGCTGCCCCGCTCGTGTCGCACCTGCAGAGCCGCTCGCTCACGGttccgacgcgctcggcgccgctcgatgGCCGCCAGCTCGCCCAGTTTGTCTACGATCTGGGCGTCTTTCAAGAAAAGGTGCTGGGtttcggcgctgcgcgccctGAGAACCCCAGTGCTGAAAATAAGAGTGCACAACACCCCCTGCGCATTCCTGCCTCGCTGCTGATGACCCATCCGTCGCTGACGGACTTTTCGGCACTGGACACGAAAGCGCCGCTGtacgccgtgctcgaggccgcaTTTACCTTCCTTGGCGAGAAGAACGAGAGCTCCTGGGACATGGAGGATGCACagaagcgcacgctctACGTGGAGATGATTGCGAGCGtccgccgcacgctgcgtgcgtcCAACGTCCTcccggcggtgcgcatcgccgtaACGAGCGACGtgaccgaggccgaggccacgCACTTGCGTGGAATTGCTGCGCGGATCGGATGTACGTTTATCTGCTGACCCAGGCGACTGGACCGACGACtcgacgcaggcgacgcaTGTGCTTAAAGTCTCGAACGAGCCCATGTCGGACGCCAGTTCGCACGAAAAGCCGCCCGAGTCGGAGTACTTCCGCACCGTGGCGCATCACGATAGCAAAGTGCTGATCCACGTGTGGTACCGGCCCGACTCGTACGATACGTGGCTCCCGGACAAGGACTTTTCCGAGCcggagcctgcgccggcgccgcgcacgtcggcgtgGGAGATTAGCGCACGCTGGCTGCGCGATGCTGACCTCTACAATGAGCTCATGAACGAGGAGGACTACGAGGCGGATGAGgaggcggacgacgcgcccgactcgaacgactcggcgcgctccaagAAACACAACCTCCCCGATTCGATCagcgacgatgcggcgaACAAGCGCATCAAGCTGCTGGTCGGCGCGAAGCCCGCGAATGCCACGCCGATTGACCTCTCTGGCGCACAGCCGATCCCGGGCAAAAAGTACGAGAGCGAGCCCGTGTCCGGCGGCACACTCGGCAACCTGCCGCAGGAGGCCgagcccgcggcgccggcgagcgccgagccgctcccggtgcgcgaggcggctACATCTGATGCACaggccggcgacgtgcccgCGCCTCCGACCGAGCACACGTCGCtggacgcggacgaggtCGCCCAGACTGCGCGCAAGTACCTCTCTGAGCAGACGCAGGAAGTGATCGTCCCGTCATACTCGACGTGGTTCGACATGGGCCATATCCACgcgatcgagcgccgctcgctccCCGAGTTCTTCAACAACAAGAACCGGAGCAAGACGCCGACGATCTACAAAGACTACCGCGACTTTATGATCAATACCTACCGCCTGAACCCCTCCGAGTACCTCACGTTCaccgcgtgccgccgcaACTTGGCGGGTGACGTATGTGCGATCATGCGCGTGCACGCCTTCCTCGAGCAGTGGGGCCTGATCAACTACCAGGTGGACCCCGAGACGCGGCCCGCATCGCTCGGCCCGCCGTTCACTGGCCACTTCCGCGTGCTGGTCGACACGCcccgcggcctcgcgccgttGCACcccggcacggcgcccgaggcgcctgcgccgcagcccgagAGCGTCAAGCCCGAGACGGACCACGGCGAGATtacgctcgagctgcgccgctccgtCTTCCAGTCGACGCTCAAAGGCTCGCGGCCAGTGGACTATGCAGAGGCGAGCTCGCTTGCGTCCGAGGCGCAAAAGGAGCTCGAGAATGACGACAAGAAGCCCGCGTACGCGTGCGATACCTGCGGCGTAAACTGCACGCAGTCGCGCTACCAAAGCACGCGCGCCAAAGACTTTGCGCTGTGCTCCAACTGCTACCTCGAAGGGCGCTTCCCCACGTCGATGTACTCGGGCGACTttgtgcgcctcgaggacgcggcCTTTAAGCACCCCGGCAGCGCGAATGGcgcgtcggacgacgactgga includes:
- a CDS encoding uncharacterized protein (COG:G; EggNog:ENOG503NW6K; CAZy:GH5): MSRPETPSAPAMEPLVRVATRQAHARAEPGALRATPSISTLSVVSPPQSILDRLSLRDKPGAVDDADAVCGFLKRSTGPWSLAWWSDAIPKQRTRNEPGRGWRPFKAVLAHDTLFFYKVPSALVPEVRATFQVRSSMWPSGLEEDEETAHATSSPSTPQASALHSPSVHIDSVQVATWDSPAQHPELCLVRAGVQPASWTARIERATGAALAHELVFGTQRAVTATSSNDSLRAQDKDERTFLHIVFYALGTSPVSFDVFLKHVRLSLLLAERLGCVPSDLGCTRRIAAFLDLLLWKRPQIPAGHTSLFFHEADQLTTALSKHEPNACASIARQMRVWHDASAAGDLCVPTNWVPDAPPRRAVPCRALQGLYACWSIPLLLSRDPFEIAQQIQVFHADRLAAFVRVPITAYRMASAVTESLLRSLRFDASRPHWLTHLVLRQLLVDEAPERQGAAERAPVLLHWAAVARASRRLQDHAAWAAICAALCSRAAACIEALWHDVPPGVRFELAGWATDLAGLGWVEGVHTSLSTQWADDPTVGIPFLGNAGLAQAAAPHLGAKAQAARMEVQIAAQEPEFNRVRALAQRMTTVYPRTQPVECVAPIAEYQCLFQRLAQHEYPLHTGVTDYLGSAVLAGGLPERGRMSDVAWADGAQLPLFPTLFPAALPGAAGVGAWPALPLWTGRYDSRGEHVRISESLQLRALPDRAPDSLASPLVVAKRMSQDMSNEALAGLARLADASHFAVEIAAASTARIVDVLALGAAHLVVRSPLPDREPPEFRVLSIELDRTAFCDAILLSRPNILSSTQLLEALRLRWDTAESASREMQWHARNHVPNQYPTWNDAVNAPFAREATDWAMVATIRGNILATLERWMAQCPHDFLADPILFEGVYAFLCDARAECDASLSDIPELLETLERLRTEYPKLAVTTMAAYSYAPRVPHEAGVEWTSSAELYIFLESVLAPVYAALGDADLGRAALSLSHVPPAGWCAAAQALASQGTPRTFATLVRLLPAPSAQEDTGLLDTLPLCVRELCEMHETVRAWLEAQVATSHDRARRLAILLETAGMARAHMAKDVGGLPDAPLPLSMIESVIADVLVAPAITAQHAVWEAVSERIPALAMAIQPSPVSQARCTPDIYWMLAWLASMSMRQPVHASGDLVSLAYPMMVRDMARVMLRQRAEAVYAQQHLARAYARLGAMRDVRRPAVPPFSSAPPPALLVPLLQAYEAKVVALAAIEPPAVDTHAPPPPLELPRAQLDSPLPALPAPSRTDALLAAVPTARVSSVFSCKGALIRVWPYERHPYVFEMVLPNGTRCALKVPDYASFCHWLARLQCAPHVRLDGEFDAGEYAAQVSEHQGRANVAALFQVSLRELYQRYHSALPPAIECLLQEIEARGVHEQGIYRISGSKQAVSALQKALRTQPMHTLALRRVDVHVIASTIKLWLRELPEPVVPYAFYHQLVDTEEISDQARRVRSMSRLVRTLPKSHYYALERFAAHLSLVARNSKVNLMAPHNIGLVFGSTLLSPPPAAGSVAEGFHRLGQAAHVVKILVVMHRHIFPEPAHGHGLAILSPGIDFSKVASSLSLVAANYKPVPVVQKSSSGSSSSGARVAQVQNGNSEQDSSWGLPSILHLPQTSSSTNTSGRQLASNNNQSGKSVGNSGCTIVDEYTPKGSLNVQFPSFNKTRANMMRYREQIGVNTGSWFVLENWMAGSLFKCAAGSKSAELDVLNGYGTSSNGIKSARALLEKHWDTFITEEDFKTMKSVGINTVRVPIGYWNAGGNHTKDSPFNDYTEVYTNTWKYLKRAIYWADKYDIGVLVDLHGAYGSQNSQAHSGVSTGGVQFYNKKNENLTKNFLLFLTREFANVTNVVGIELLNEPQNNDRLWPWYGKTMDAMRKVNSYAEDLPLYFHDAFSPSQGAKFVNGRSDFVVQDTHSYFVFTKQDQSTNVNKHTSQIKGPILNAMQSTSKTARGNIVVGEWSCALNPNSLNGVNNKHSSNAQYCQAQTDTYRNATAGALFWSWTMENCKENAGWCFKAALPGYMDGAYNAWGFSDKVSNKTIETVSSTISSTSLPSSYRSAKSQVSASTKNSAKVCSNSSSNSNSSASATSNATSGARNAQVVNSHSVSSKHGKSSKSKASGKGHHHHHSSSTSSHASHHPSHHSSSSSKSHSRRASKILGGGPAARAAHLVSRAAASETNAGNLGYADGFLTAQSFANQLTLSRVGFVEQYLSDTVSYYKKAKVVTSQTTSTYKKQFNKGLHKLEQDVVKKVQDLVNN